In Comamonas sp. lk, the following proteins share a genomic window:
- a CDS encoding Lrp/AsnC family transcriptional regulator: MEYRLDETDRQLLRLLQTNARASTAHLARQMNLARTTVVARIAKLEQEGVIAGYGVRLGSRLEQSAVRAYCGIRVQPKTATSVMQALNRFTEVEEVSAVSGQYDYMVFVRCESNEKLDALLDRIGLIDGIQQTYTSVVLSRKIDRRTTAEVVADNQAG; the protein is encoded by the coding sequence ATGGAATACCGTTTGGACGAAACCGACCGTCAGCTGCTGCGCCTGCTGCAGACCAATGCGCGCGCCTCGACCGCGCATCTGGCGCGGCAGATGAATTTGGCGCGCACCACCGTGGTGGCGCGCATTGCCAAGCTGGAGCAGGAAGGCGTGATTGCCGGCTATGGCGTGCGTCTGGGCTCGCGGCTGGAACAATCGGCCGTGCGCGCCTACTGCGGCATCCGCGTGCAGCCCAAGACGGCAACCTCCGTCATGCAGGCGCTTAACCGCTTTACCGAGGTGGAGGAAGTCTCGGCCGTCAGCGGCCAGTACGATTACATGGTGTTTGTGCGTTGCGAAAGCAATGAAAAGCTCGATGCCTTGCTGGATCGCATTGGCCTGATCGACGGCATTCAGCAGACCTATACCTCGGTGGTACTGAGCCGCAAGATCGACCGCCGCACCACGGCCGAGGTGGTGGCAGACAATCAGGCTGGCTGA
- a CDS encoding amino acid ABC transporter ATP-binding protein, with protein MTAPVIEIKNLKKSFGDLAVLKDISLTVERGSVVALIGPSGSGKSTLLRCVNLLTVPDGGDIRVGEQSITFSGKNTALPRDKVLAGYRARTGMVFQHFNLFPHMTVLQNVMEGPVTVLRKNRHEAEAKARELLAKVGLADRADMVPDRMSGGQKQRVAIARALAMEPSVMLFDEATSALDPELVAEVLGVIKSLAKEGMTMILVTHEIAFAREVADKVIFMRDGVVVESGPPSQVIDDPQQEATRSFLGRILGSSHAPARA; from the coding sequence ATGACTGCTCCTGTAATTGAGATTAAGAATCTCAAAAAATCCTTTGGCGATCTGGCCGTTCTGAAAGATATTTCGCTGACGGTGGAGCGCGGCTCCGTCGTGGCGCTGATCGGCCCCTCGGGCTCGGGAAAATCCACGCTGCTGCGCTGCGTCAATCTGCTGACCGTGCCCGATGGCGGCGATATCCGCGTGGGTGAGCAATCCATCACCTTCAGCGGCAAAAACACGGCACTGCCGCGCGACAAGGTGCTGGCCGGCTACAGAGCCCGCACCGGCATGGTGTTTCAGCATTTCAATCTGTTCCCCCACATGACGGTGCTGCAAAACGTCATGGAAGGGCCGGTGACGGTGCTCAGGAAAAACCGGCACGAAGCCGAGGCCAAGGCACGCGAGCTACTGGCCAAGGTGGGTTTGGCAGACCGTGCCGATATGGTTCCTGACAGAATGTCTGGCGGCCAGAAGCAGCGCGTGGCGATTGCACGGGCTTTGGCCATGGAGCCTTCCGTCATGTTGTTTGACGAAGCGACCTCGGCGTTGGACCCCGAACTGGTGGCCGAAGTGCTAGGTGTCATCAAATCGTTGGCCAAGGAAGGTATGACCATGATTTTGGTCACGCACGAAATAGCTTTTGCCCGCGAAGTGGCGGACAAGGTGATCTTCATGCGCGATGGCGTGGTGGTGGAGTCAGGGCCGCCCTCGCAGGTGATAGACGATCCGCAGCAGGAGGCGACACGCAGCTTTCTGGGCCGGATTCTGGGTAGCAGCCATGCGCCGGCTCGGGCGTAG
- a CDS encoding amino acid ABC transporter permease, whose protein sequence is MYEWDFSLLWKYRTLFIQGIGYTLLFTAICVAGGLAVGLVAGLGRLSRHKWITLPLRAFVEVFRCTPVLVQLVWFYYALPVLTGIEMSAPVAAALCLSLYGGAFYSEIIRGGVISIDAGQTEAAQAIGMTQFQLMRRIILPQAFKRMVPPLMSQSIMQLKNTSLLSVLAVPDLLYQGQVIAHDTYRPLEVYTFIAVAYFVILLPATMWAKRIEQNSSQAKEA, encoded by the coding sequence ATGTACGAATGGGATTTTTCCCTGTTGTGGAAGTATCGGACCCTGTTCATCCAGGGCATAGGCTATACGCTGCTGTTCACCGCCATCTGTGTGGCGGGTGGGCTGGCCGTGGGCCTGGTCGCGGGTCTGGGGCGGCTGTCGCGCCATAAATGGATCACCTTGCCGCTGCGTGCGTTTGTGGAAGTGTTCCGTTGCACGCCGGTGCTGGTGCAACTGGTGTGGTTTTACTACGCGCTGCCGGTGCTCACCGGCATCGAGATGTCGGCCCCGGTGGCGGCTGCGCTGTGCCTGTCGCTGTACGGCGGGGCCTTCTATTCCGAAATCATTCGCGGCGGCGTGATCTCCATCGATGCGGGCCAGACCGAGGCCGCTCAGGCCATTGGCATGACGCAGTTTCAGCTGATGCGCCGCATCATCTTGCCGCAGGCCTTCAAGCGCATGGTGCCGCCGCTGATGAGCCAGTCCATCATGCAGCTCAAGAATACTTCGCTGCTGTCTGTGCTGGCCGTGCCCGATCTGCTGTATCAGGGCCAGGTGATTGCGCATGACACCTACCGTCCGCTGGAGGTCTATACCTTCATCGCCGTGGCTTATTTCGTGATTCTGCTGCCGGCCACCATGTGGGCCAAGCGCATAGAGCAAAACAGCTCTCAAGCCAAGGAGGCATAA
- a CDS encoding transporter substrate-binding domain-containing protein — MPSKSSILQTVALAASLCVGTAAVAQESSMARVERTKTLRVGVISGATPYFHKDLVSQKWEGFGPDFATSLAQKLGAKVELVETTWGNSVMDLQTNKIDVMFGMGPTPARREMVDFSEMLFNNTLTAVCKKGYGPVKTWEQLNDPKVKIVVDVGSNQDQFATKTLPKANIARLESSGAASMAVQTGRADCQILMVLLAQPLLAKRPDVGAMFVPEPVATSSTHIGLPKSSNKDFEKAVNTWLLDVRAKGEVQSVIVKNMEKLAGVKPESFPKQVKF, encoded by the coding sequence ATGCCCAGCAAATCTTCGATTCTCCAGACCGTGGCCCTGGCTGCCAGCCTGTGTGTTGGCACGGCTGCCGTGGCCCAGGAATCTTCCATGGCCCGTGTCGAGCGTACCAAGACGCTGCGCGTGGGGGTGATTTCGGGTGCCACGCCTTATTTCCACAAAGATCTGGTGTCGCAAAAATGGGAAGGCTTTGGTCCTGACTTCGCCACCAGTCTGGCCCAGAAGCTGGGCGCCAAGGTGGAGCTGGTGGAAACCACCTGGGGCAATTCGGTAATGGATCTGCAGACCAACAAGATCGACGTGATGTTCGGCATGGGCCCGACGCCCGCGCGCCGTGAAATGGTGGATTTCTCGGAGATGCTGTTCAACAACACGCTCACAGCGGTCTGCAAAAAAGGCTACGGCCCCGTCAAGACCTGGGAGCAGTTGAACGATCCCAAGGTCAAGATCGTGGTGGACGTGGGATCCAACCAGGATCAGTTCGCTACCAAGACTTTGCCCAAGGCCAATATTGCACGCCTGGAAAGCTCGGGCGCGGCCTCCATGGCCGTGCAGACCGGCCGTGCCGATTGCCAGATTCTGATGGTGTTGCTGGCCCAGCCGCTGCTGGCCAAGCGCCCCGATGTGGGTGCCATGTTTGTGCCCGAGCCCGTGGCCACCTCATCCACCCATATCGGCCTGCCCAAGAGCAGCAACAAGGATTTTGAAAAAGCCGTGAATACCTGGCTGCTGGATGTGCGCGCCAAGGGCGAGGTGCAGTCGGTGATCGTCAAGAACATGGAAAAGCTGGCCGGCGTCAAGCCCGAGAGCTTTCCCAAGCAAGTCAAGTTCTAA
- a CDS encoding glutathione S-transferase produces MSDSLSSPSSLPVLYSFRRCPYAIRARLALAHSAMACELREINLRNKPQALLDASAKGTVPVLVSADGAVIDQSLDIMLHALAANDPDGWLSPTQGELSEMLSLIARNDGFFKKALDRCKYPERHSAEEVNQAQADALIWLSELNDQLDQTGYLFGLHPSLADMALRPFVRQYARIEQAQWDEQPWPHLQDWLQRWIDSALFAEVMETYPGWIPGTTGPTFANKGVQASA; encoded by the coding sequence ATGTCTGATTCCTTGTCCTCACCCTCTTCGCTGCCTGTGCTGTATTCCTTTCGCCGCTGTCCTTATGCGATTCGTGCCCGTTTGGCGCTGGCGCATTCGGCCATGGCCTGCGAGTTGCGCGAGATCAATCTGAGAAACAAGCCACAGGCACTGCTGGATGCATCGGCCAAAGGCACGGTGCCGGTGCTGGTGAGTGCAGATGGAGCCGTGATCGATCAAAGCCTAGACATCATGCTGCATGCGCTTGCCGCCAACGATCCCGACGGCTGGCTCTCACCCACGCAAGGCGAGCTGAGCGAGATGCTGTCGCTGATCGCGCGCAATGACGGTTTTTTCAAGAAAGCGCTGGATCGCTGCAAATACCCCGAGCGCCACAGCGCCGAGGAAGTCAATCAGGCCCAGGCCGATGCACTGATCTGGCTCAGCGAGCTCAACGACCAGCTCGATCAGACCGGTTACCTGTTTGGTCTGCACCCTAGCCTGGCCGACATGGCTTTGCGCCCTTTTGTACGCCAGTACGCCCGCATCGAGCAGGCGCAGTGGGACGAGCAGCCCTGGCCGCATCTGCAGGACTGGCTGCAACGCTGGATAGACTCCGCCTTGTTTGCCGAAGTGATGGAAACCTATCCCGGCTGGATTCCCGGCACCACCGGCCCCACGTTTGCGAACAAAGGTGTTCAAGCCAGCGCTTGA
- a CDS encoding LysR family transcriptional regulator, which yields MDWDHLRFFGELARNGSMAAAARRLGVEHTTVSRRIQALEKQLGAVLFERAGGQWRLTEAGRQLLTVADSMQSAVDGLERGPLALASHSEGPAGLVRVGATEGFGTQLLASELARLTQRYPMLSIDLLALPRMLHLSRREADIVISLERPKRGSVVVTKLADYRLYLYGQREYLARKPLVARTEDLRHHSFVHYVDDMLFTRELQLLDTLHQPERFALRSTSITAQYEAVRAGAGLAVLPAFLADKDPVLSRVLPEQACFTRTFWMSMPVESRQIPRIAATWSFLRDTVQSMRSLLCP from the coding sequence ATGGACTGGGACCATCTGCGTTTTTTTGGCGAGCTGGCCCGCAACGGCAGCATGGCTGCTGCCGCGCGCCGCCTGGGCGTGGAACACACCACGGTGTCGCGCCGCATTCAGGCGCTGGAAAAGCAGCTGGGTGCCGTGCTGTTTGAACGCGCCGGCGGGCAGTGGCGACTGACGGAAGCCGGCCGCCAGCTGTTGACCGTGGCCGACAGCATGCAAAGCGCGGTCGATGGGCTGGAGCGCGGCCCGCTGGCGCTGGCCTCGCACAGCGAAGGCCCGGCCGGACTGGTGCGGGTGGGTGCTACCGAAGGCTTTGGCACGCAGTTGCTGGCCTCGGAGCTGGCGCGCCTGACTCAGCGCTACCCCATGCTCAGCATCGATTTGCTGGCGCTGCCGCGCATGCTGCATCTGTCGCGGCGCGAGGCCGACATCGTCATCTCGCTGGAGCGCCCCAAGCGCGGCTCGGTGGTGGTTACCAAGCTGGCCGACTACCGGCTTTATCTGTACGGACAGCGCGAATACCTGGCCCGCAAGCCCCTGGTGGCCAGGACCGAAGATCTGCGCCACCACAGCTTTGTGCACTATGTGGACGATATGTTGTTTACCCGCGAGCTGCAGCTGCTGGACACTTTGCACCAGCCCGAGCGTTTTGCCTTGCGCAGCACCAGCATTACCGCCCAATACGAGGCCGTCAGAGCCGGAGCAGGTCTGGCCGTGCTGCCAGCTTTTCTGGCCGACAAAGACCCGGTTCTGAGCCGCGTGCTGCCGGAGCAGGCCTGCTTCACCCGCACTTTCTGGATGAGCATGCCCGTGGAGTCGCGCCAGATTCCGCGCATTGCCGCCACCTGGAGCTTTCTGCGCGATACCGTGCAATCCATGCGCAGCCTGCTCTGTCCTTGA
- a CDS encoding MarR family transcriptional regulator, whose amino-acid sequence MQYQPAELENYPGYHIRRLQQIAVAVFMEEVEAFGVTPVQYAAMSAVLRQPGVDQRTLARNIGFDTSTIGSVIDRLEVRGLMLRNPSPTDRRVRQLTLTDEGRELLQQAEPAVLRAQRRMLEPLPDDKRAQFMELIALLIHENDEFARAPSAVAERSAEGKRTAAVKAVKSLTGKASGARAGKLVKAAKAAVE is encoded by the coding sequence ATGCAATACCAACCCGCAGAACTGGAAAACTATCCCGGCTATCACATACGCAGGCTGCAGCAGATCGCCGTGGCTGTCTTCATGGAGGAGGTCGAGGCCTTTGGCGTCACGCCCGTGCAATACGCGGCCATGTCGGCCGTGCTGCGTCAGCCGGGTGTGGATCAGCGCACGCTGGCGCGCAACATCGGTTTTGACACTTCCACCATTGGCAGCGTGATCGACCGGCTGGAAGTGCGTGGCCTGATGCTGCGCAATCCCAGCCCCACGGACAGGCGGGTGCGCCAGCTGACGCTGACGGATGAGGGCCGCGAATTGCTGCAGCAGGCCGAGCCTGCCGTGTTGCGCGCCCAGCGCCGCATGCTAGAGCCGCTACCCGATGACAAGCGTGCCCAGTTCATGGAGCTGATTGCGCTGCTGATCCATGAAAACGACGAGTTCGCTCGCGCCCCCAGTGCCGTGGCCGAGCGCAGCGCAGAAGGCAAGCGCACGGCGGCAGTCAAGGCCGTGAAGTCCTTGACGGGCAAGGCGTCTGGCGCCCGTGCCGGCAAGCTGGTCAAAGCGGCCAAAGCAGCCGTCGAGTAA
- a CDS encoding 3-hydroxybenzoate 6-monooxygenase, producing MTTPCSSTLPVLVAGGGIGGVAAALSLARLGYAVKVLEQSPELGEIGAGIQLGPNAFAAFDALGIGELARSRAVYTDEMVMHDALDERLVGRIPTDAAFRQRFGNPYAVIHRADIHRSLLEGAQAHGNIETLTGTRIERVEQNGETVTVYDQHGVAHVGQALIGADGVKSVVRQQYVGDAARVSGHVVYRAVVEKNDFPQDLRWNAASIWVGPNYHLVHYPLRGGEQYNVVVTFHSREAEEWGVREGSREEVQSYFQDCCPLARQLIDLPKSWKRWATADREPIDQWTFGRTTLLGDAAHPTLQYIAQGACMALEDAVTLGRALKHCEHDWPAALQLYERSRIARTARVVLSAREMGRIFHAKGVERLVRNDLWKGRSPERFYDAMEWLYGWTAETCLAKD from the coding sequence ATGACGACTCCTTGCTCATCAACTCTTCCCGTCCTGGTGGCCGGCGGCGGCATTGGCGGCGTGGCGGCAGCCCTGTCGCTGGCCCGTCTGGGCTATGCCGTCAAGGTGCTGGAGCAGTCGCCCGAGCTGGGCGAAATCGGCGCCGGCATTCAGCTGGGTCCCAATGCTTTTGCCGCCTTCGATGCGCTGGGCATTGGCGAGCTGGCCCGCAGCCGCGCCGTCTATACCGACGAGATGGTCATGCACGACGCACTGGACGAGCGCCTGGTAGGACGCATCCCCACGGACGCAGCCTTTCGCCAGCGCTTTGGCAATCCCTATGCCGTGATTCACCGCGCCGACATTCACCGCTCGCTGCTAGAGGGTGCACAGGCCCATGGCAATATCGAAACCCTGACGGGAACACGCATTGAGCGCGTGGAGCAAAACGGCGAAACCGTCACCGTCTACGACCAGCATGGTGTGGCCCACGTCGGCCAGGCACTGATTGGCGCCGACGGCGTCAAATCCGTGGTGCGCCAGCAATATGTTGGCGATGCAGCCCGCGTTTCCGGCCATGTGGTGTACCGCGCCGTGGTCGAAAAAAACGACTTTCCCCAGGATCTGCGCTGGAATGCGGCCAGCATCTGGGTCGGCCCCAACTACCACCTTGTGCACTACCCGCTGCGCGGCGGCGAGCAATACAACGTGGTCGTCACCTTTCACAGCCGCGAGGCCGAGGAATGGGGCGTGCGCGAAGGCAGCCGCGAAGAAGTGCAAAGCTATTTCCAGGATTGCTGCCCGCTTGCACGCCAGCTGATCGACTTGCCCAAGAGCTGGAAACGCTGGGCCACGGCCGACCGCGAACCCATTGACCAATGGACTTTCGGCCGCACAACCTTGCTGGGCGATGCCGCCCACCCCACACTGCAATACATAGCCCAGGGCGCTTGCATGGCGCTCGAAGACGCCGTCACACTAGGCCGGGCCCTCAAGCACTGCGAGCACGACTGGCCTGCAGCGCTACAGCTTTATGAGCGCTCACGCATTGCCCGTACGGCGCGTGTGGTGCTTTCGGCGCGAGAGATGGGCCGTATCTTCCACGCCAAGGGAGTGGAGCGTCTGGTGCGCAACGATTTGTGGAAGGGGCGGTCGCCAGAGCGTTT